The proteins below are encoded in one region of Campylobacter helveticus:
- a CDS encoding glycerophosphodiester phosphodiesterase family protein, which yields MKKLLFLCLCSFALANPIIIAEKAGFKDAPENSLIALKLALKNKADMIHISVQLSKDKKLVLYHYKDLSVLSDKKGKISEFDLKELKKIPLHTKEKIYNSDNLRILSLDEVLKKFPENSFIIEPILNDSNEKEMAKILYESVQKDLERIRIYSKNDKLLLSLNENVPKFAPYSKTFDKFLKAKICRTCETEEIPKTFYAFDFEKEVKILDEENEKSFKLTWDEEAVMCFKQNEGEIFLFNADSTEAYEKAKNLNIDAIFTSKPSLFKDN from the coding sequence ATGAAAAAATTATTATTCCTTTGCCTCTGCTCTTTTGCTTTGGCAAATCCTATCATCATCGCGGAAAAAGCAGGTTTTAAAGATGCACCGGAAAATTCCCTCATCGCTCTTAAACTCGCTCTTAAAAACAAAGCAGATATGATTCACATCAGTGTCCAGCTTAGCAAGGATAAAAAGCTCGTGTTGTATCATTATAAGGATTTGAGTGTTTTAAGCGATAAAAAAGGTAAAATTAGCGAATTTGACCTTAAGGAATTAAAAAAAATTCCTCTGCATACTAAAGAAAAAATTTACAATAGCGACAATCTTCGCATTCTTTCTCTTGATGAAGTGCTGAAAAAATTTCCAGAAAACTCTTTTATTATAGAACCAATACTTAACGATTCAAATGAAAAAGAAATGGCAAAAATCCTCTATGAAAGTGTGCAAAAAGATTTAGAAAGAATTAGAATTTATAGCAAAAATGACAAATTATTACTTTCTCTTAATGAAAATGTCCCTAAATTTGCCCCATATAGCAAAACTTTCGACAAATTTTTAAAAGCAAAAATTTGTCGCACTTGTGAGACGGAAGAAATACCTAAAACTTTCTATGCTTTTGACTTTGAAAAAGAAGTTAAAATTTTAGATGAAGAAAATGAAAAAAGTTTCAAACTTACTTGGGATGAAGAAGCTGTAATGTGCTTTAAACAAAATGAGGGAGAAATTTTTCTTTTTAATGCCGATTCTACAGAAGCCTATGAAAAGGCTAAAAATTTAAATATTGACGCAATTTTCACTTCCAAACCTAGCCTTTTTAAAGATAATTAA
- a CDS encoding Mrp/NBP35 family ATP-binding protein: MIEEVKERLAKVKYPNFEKDIMSYGFVKEIKIEDEKAYIKLEIVSANSSVAEELKRDIAEALKDLNLKALDIEILQPKIEEEKSNSKSGKNVAPQVKNFVMVSSGKGGVGKSTTALNLAISMAKMGLKVGIVDADIYGPNIPRMLGEVGTQPEVVGAKLKPILTHGIYMMSMGVLIDEGQGLMWRGAMIMKAVEQLLSDVLWPELDVLFLDMPPGTGDAQITSAQSIPINAGVCVSTPQVVSLDDSKRALDMFKKLHIPIAGVIENMSGFLCPDNHKEYEIFGKGNAKAMADLYECELLAQIPLEMIVREGGDEGKPVSFYHSESVSAKRYAQAAEKLWNFIQKNGSSDNAAIQPVMNGKSACSS; encoded by the coding sequence ATGATAGAAGAAGTAAAAGAAAGATTAGCTAAGGTGAAGTATCCAAATTTCGAAAAGGATATTATGAGTTATGGTTTTGTAAAAGAGATAAAAATAGAAGATGAAAAAGCTTATATAAAACTTGAAATCGTTTCGGCAAATTCTAGTGTGGCTGAAGAATTAAAAAGGGACATCGCTGAGGCTTTAAAAGACTTAAATTTAAAAGCACTTGATATAGAAATTTTACAACCTAAAATCGAAGAGGAAAAAAGCAATTCAAAAAGCGGGAAAAATGTCGCCCCTCAAGTAAAAAATTTTGTAATGGTTTCAAGTGGCAAGGGGGGTGTGGGTAAAAGCACGACAGCTTTAAATTTAGCGATTTCTATGGCGAAAATGGGCTTAAAAGTCGGTATTGTTGATGCAGATATTTACGGACCTAATATCCCAAGAATGCTTGGTGAAGTCGGCACTCAGCCTGAGGTTGTAGGAGCAAAGCTTAAGCCTATTTTAACGCACGGAATTTATATGATGAGTATGGGCGTTTTGATAGATGAGGGGCAAGGGTTAATGTGGCGTGGAGCTATGATAATGAAAGCGGTCGAGCAGCTTTTAAGCGATGTGTTGTGGCCTGAGCTTGATGTGCTATTTTTGGATATGCCTCCAGGCACTGGCGATGCGCAAATTACTTCCGCACAAAGCATTCCTATTAATGCTGGTGTGTGCGTTTCCACGCCTCAAGTTGTTTCTTTAGATGATAGCAAAAGGGCTTTAGATATGTTTAAAAAACTTCATATTCCTATTGCTGGGGTTATAGAAAATATGAGTGGTTTTTTATGCCCTGATAATCATAAAGAATATGAAATTTTTGGCAAGGGTAATGCTAAGGCTATGGCGGATTTATATGAGTGTGAGCTTTTGGCGCAAATTCCGCTTGAAATGATTGTAAGAGAGGGAGGCGATGAGGGTAAGCCTGTGAGTTTTTACCATAGTGAAAGCGTGAGTGCAAAACGCTACGCTCAGGCGGCGGAAAAGCTTTGGAATTTTATACAAAAAAATGGAAGCAGTGATAATGCCGCCATTCAGCCCGTGATGAATGGTAAAAGTGCCTGTTCTAGTTAG
- a CDS encoding replication-associated recombination protein A yields MNLALSFRPNTLSEILGQYELVEVFQKFITMQKLPHSLFFGVAGSGKTSFARAIAKEFGLDFYEFDGGNFKLEELRKILDNYKNSLYKPLIFIDEIHRLNKTQQEMLLIPMENYRCILIGASTENPYFVLSSGIRSRSMLFKFKALGVKELEILLKRVQEKLNFTLEEEAKDFLVKSGDARTMLNLIEFVLVLDENHISLSNLKKLKSDTNSEGVSSKDTHYLLASALIKSLRGSDVDAGLYYLARLIEGGESADFIARRLVIFASEDVGNADSNALILATSTLNAVKNIGYPEARIILAQCVVYLASAPKSNSSYKAINEALHFVKNNPLLEIPAYLNNNAPQSKDYLYPHDFGGYVEQKYLSQALKFYHSKGIGEEKRLLENLQKLKSN; encoded by the coding sequence ATGAATCTAGCTTTAAGCTTTCGTCCTAACACTTTAAGTGAAATTTTAGGACAATATGAACTCGTAGAAGTCTTTCAAAAATTTATCACTATGCAAAAACTCCCACACAGCCTCTTTTTCGGCGTGGCTGGCTCTGGAAAGACAAGCTTCGCAAGAGCTATAGCAAAGGAATTTGGGCTGGATTTTTACGAATTTGATGGAGGAAATTTCAAACTTGAAGAATTGAGAAAAATCCTAGACAACTACAAAAATAGTCTTTACAAACCCCTCATTTTCATCGATGAAATTCATCGCTTAAACAAAACACAACAAGAAATGCTTTTAATCCCTATGGAAAATTACCGCTGTATTTTAATCGGTGCTAGCACGGAAAATCCTTATTTTGTGCTAAGTTCTGGCATAAGAAGCCGAAGTATGCTTTTCAAATTTAAAGCTTTGGGCGTAAAAGAATTAGAAATTTTGCTCAAAAGGGTGCAAGAAAAGCTAAATTTCACGCTCGAAGAAGAAGCTAAGGACTTTCTTGTTAAAAGTGGCGATGCAAGAACTATGCTTAATTTAATCGAATTTGTGCTTGTTTTAGATGAAAATCATATCAGCCTTTCAAATCTTAAAAAACTCAAAAGTGACACAAATAGCGAGGGTGTCAGCTCAAAAGATACCCATTATCTTCTTGCAAGCGCTTTGATAAAGAGTTTAAGGGGGAGTGATGTTGATGCGGGGCTTTATTATCTTGCGAGGCTGATTGAGGGGGGTGAGAGTGCAGATTTTATCGCGAGGCGTTTGGTGATATTTGCAAGTGAGGATGTGGGAAATGCCGATAGCAATGCCCTTATTTTAGCGACTTCCACCCTAAACGCAGTTAAAAACATAGGCTATCCTGAAGCTAGAATCATACTTGCTCAATGTGTCGTTTATCTCGCAAGTGCGCCCAAATCAAATTCAAGCTATAAGGCTATCAATGAAGCTTTACATTTTGTAAAAAACAACCCACTCCTTGAAATCCCAGCCTATCTTAACAACAACGCCCCCCAAAGTAAAGATTATCTCTATCCACACGATTTTGGAGGCTATGTCGAGCAAAAATACCTCAGCCAAGCCTTAAAATTTTATCATTCTAAAGGCATAGGCGAGGAAAAAAGACTTTTAGAAAATTTGCAAAAACTAAAATCTAACTAG